A window of Bacteroidales bacterium contains these coding sequences:
- a CDS encoding LD-carboxypeptidase — MICPPYLKSGDSVAIVAPARKIALSEISQSIEILQSWGLKVIFSKNLFESYDQFAGTDMQRADDFQEAINNPEIKAIFCARGGYGSVRIIDQIDFSPLLSSPKWIIGFSDITVFHSKLNTLGIESLHAPVLTTLSDAPPETLIKIKNTLFGEALQYNIQLNKANSLNIDGECTGELIGGNLSILYSLLGSNCDIDFRNKILFIEDLDEYFYHIDRIMTALKRAGKLSELNGLIVGDIAKMNDNSIPFGKTAEEIIHDIVGEYNYPVCFNFPAGHIPNNNPLILGRNISLTINKTNINIDFFTKTTDKAIPNSKKRIIKLSLVLLAFFVMIWVVYKIASHFILKMF; from the coding sequence ATGATTTGTCCTCCATATTTGAAATCCGGTGATTCCGTTGCAATTGTAGCACCGGCACGAAAGATTGCTTTGAGCGAGATATCCCAAAGTATTGAAATCTTACAATCATGGGGGCTAAAAGTAATTTTTTCTAAGAATCTCTTTGAGTCCTACGACCAATTTGCCGGAACTGATATGCAACGCGCCGATGACTTTCAAGAAGCAATCAACAATCCTGAAATCAAAGCTATTTTCTGCGCCCGCGGAGGCTACGGCAGTGTCCGTATTATTGATCAAATAGATTTTTCTCCTTTACTTTCATCTCCAAAATGGATTATTGGATTCAGCGACATAACCGTTTTTCACTCCAAACTTAATACACTCGGCATAGAAAGCCTTCACGCTCCTGTTCTGACAACTTTAAGCGATGCACCGCCCGAAACATTAATCAAGATTAAAAACACTCTTTTCGGAGAAGCATTACAATATAATATTCAACTTAATAAAGCAAACAGTTTAAATATTGATGGTGAATGTACCGGCGAATTAATCGGAGGAAATTTATCTATCCTCTACTCATTATTAGGCAGTAATTGTGATATTGATTTTAGAAACAAGATTTTATTTATTGAAGATTTAGACGAATATTTTTATCATATTGATAGAATTATGACGGCACTGAAACGTGCCGGAAAATTATCCGAATTAAACGGATTGATTGTGGGAGATATTGCAAAAATGAATGATAATTCAATTCCTTTCGGAAAAACCGCAGAGGAAATTATACATGATATTGTGGGAGAATATAATTATCCTGTTTGTTTTAACTTTCCGGCTGGACATATTCCCAACAACAATCCTTTAATACTGGGAAGAAATATTTCATTAACTATCAATAAAACAAATATTAACATTGATTTCTTCACAAAAACCACAGACAAGGCAATACCTAATTCGAAAAAAAGAATTATAAAATTATCATTAGTATTGCTGGCATTCTTCGTAATGATTTGGGTAGTTTATAAAATTGCGAGCCATTTTATTTTGAAAATGTTCTGA
- a CDS encoding DUF4435 domain-containing protein encodes MESSREEFYKFAAANYAGTAVIKKLTAAVHVEGTSDIHFWKKIFKQFYPKGKFEFMAYSKAYNEKGNDESYASGSMHCLNYKPYLSDKFFICIDSDERYLREEADINIKNYIFQTYTYSIENHYCYAPKLNFGCIIATGLNIQKYFSPLVNDFFDFRKFLKEYSNIIYEIFIWHMYFSKIGSSELCVMPFNNIITIKGKVPANQVSNNGSGLIRRLKDKVNSKMNKLKREYPDVDIEPYKEHYAQLGVNPDNVYLFIRGHNLLGFLSKIGERCCEYLLGLEKENLGNNTKLIKNIHQKTKSFKNVTQRKIWFDDYECMNKIQDDVNFFFRMKNGKGKKNISEGYGNMMDGNSNDYPKSENSDPKHEAENSESKIQNQ; translated from the coding sequence ATGGAATCATCAAGAGAGGAATTTTACAAATTTGCAGCTGCAAATTATGCAGGAACGGCAGTTATTAAAAAGTTAACTGCGGCAGTACATGTTGAGGGCACTTCGGATATTCATTTCTGGAAAAAGATCTTTAAACAGTTTTATCCTAAAGGAAAGTTTGAATTTATGGCTTATTCAAAAGCTTATAATGAAAAGGGAAATGATGAGAGTTATGCCAGCGGTTCAATGCATTGCTTGAATTATAAACCGTATTTATCTGATAAATTTTTTATCTGTATTGATAGTGACGAAAGGTACCTCAGAGAAGAAGCGGATATAAATATCAAAAATTATATCTTTCAAACATATACATATTCCATTGAGAATCATTATTGTTATGCTCCTAAATTAAATTTCGGTTGTATTATTGCCACCGGACTTAATATACAAAAGTACTTTTCGCCTCTTGTTAATGATTTTTTTGATTTCAGAAAATTTTTAAAGGAATATTCGAATATCATTTATGAAATATTTATTTGGCATATGTATTTTTCAAAAATCGGCAGCTCAGAATTATGTGTCATGCCTTTTAATAACATTATCACAATAAAGGGAAAGGTTCCTGCAAATCAGGTAAGTAATAATGGATCCGGACTTATAAGAAGGTTGAAAGATAAAGTTAATTCCAAAATGAATAAACTGAAGCGGGAATATCCTGATGTTGACATTGAACCCTATAAGGAACATTATGCTCAGTTAGGCGTTAATCCCGATAATGTTTATTTATTTATTCGAGGGCACAATTTACTGGGATTTCTTTCCAAGATTGGAGAAAGATGTTGTGAGTATTTACTCGGCTTAGAAAAAGAGAATCTCGGAAACAACACAAAATTAATCAAGAACATACATCAGAAAACAAAATCATTTAAAAATGTTACTCAAAGAAAGATTTGGTTCGATGATTATGAATGTATGAATAAGATTCAGGATGATGTGAACTTTTTTTTCAGAATGAAAAATGGAAAAGGTAAAAAGAATATTAGCGAAGGATACGGGAATATGATGGATGGAAACTCGAACGATTATCCAAAATCAGAAAACAGTGATCCGAAACATGAGGCCGAAAACTCAGAATCTAAAATTCAGAATCAATAA
- a CDS encoding MFS transporter has protein sequence MKNSLSVFAVFLVFLAMGFGDAAGQLVSIIEKAFNVTPFTASLVSFSGMIMFGVLSVPMGVQQSKIGKKKMLIIGLLFFLLGAILPIIAFTFPTILLAVLLMGAGATILQVSGNPLMRDVSSPGKYSSNLSFAQAIKAIGTLSTSLIIVIAGTSLMKYGWFTLNGENGELINIGFRILFPIFACVLLLTLILVIIFVPNATKQDIEKPTTLGKCIKTLGNPYILVMFLGIFFYCGAEASMFNRIPSIFANSPEIASSGNIVFIVALFVGRLLGGIILRYVKPKTFLYMTIAISILGNLMLFIPNNNISTWISFILIGIGFANIFPLIFSMCIERYPEKSNEISGLMTTAIVGAAFVPLLTGLVANYDSKLAFLIPLACLIYLTFVALVNRKSAKSN, from the coding sequence ATGAAAAATTCTTTATCAGTATTTGCAGTCTTTTTGGTTTTCCTAGCAATGGGTTTCGGCGATGCAGCCGGACAATTAGTTTCCATTATTGAAAAAGCTTTTAATGTTACGCCTTTTACGGCATCATTGGTTTCATTCTCTGGAATGATAATGTTTGGTGTTTTATCAGTGCCTATGGGCGTCCAACAATCGAAGATTGGTAAAAAGAAAATGCTGATAATCGGATTACTATTTTTCTTGTTGGGAGCAATACTTCCGATAATTGCATTTACCTTTCCGACAATTTTATTAGCCGTATTACTGATGGGCGCCGGCGCAACTATTTTGCAAGTATCGGGAAATCCGCTGATGAGAGATGTTTCATCACCCGGAAAATATTCCAGCAACTTATCATTTGCTCAGGCAATCAAGGCAATCGGCACACTTTCTACATCTCTTATCATTGTAATTGCAGGAACATCATTAATGAAATACGGATGGTTTACTCTAAATGGAGAAAACGGCGAGTTAATTAATATCGGTTTCCGCATTCTATTTCCAATATTTGCATGTGTATTATTGTTAACATTAATACTTGTAATAATATTTGTTCCTAATGCCACAAAACAAGATATAGAGAAACCTACCACTTTAGGTAAATGTATTAAAACTTTAGGAAATCCATACATTTTAGTTATGTTCCTCGGAATATTCTTCTATTGTGGTGCCGAAGCATCCATGTTTAACAGAATTCCTTCAATATTTGCAAATTCTCCCGAAATCGCTTCATCAGGTAATATAGTGTTTATCGTCGCTTTATTTGTTGGCAGGCTTTTAGGAGGAATTATCCTAAGATATGTAAAACCGAAGACATTTTTATATATGACAATAGCCATATCAATTCTCGGAAACCTCATGCTCTTCATTCCAAATAATAATATCAGCACATGGATAAGCTTTATACTAATTGGTATAGGATTTGCCAATATTTTTCCGCTTATCTTCTCAATGTGTATTGAAAGGTATCCTGAGAAAAGTAATGAAATATCAGGATTAATGACAACCGCAATCGTTGGTGCCGCTTTTGTTCCGCTATTGACAGGATTAGTTGCCAATTACGATTCTAAACTTGCATTCTTAATTCCGCTTGCTTGCTTAATTTATTTGACTTTCGTTGCATTAGTAAATAGAAAATCTGCAAAAAGCAA